A window of the Gossypium hirsutum isolate 1008001.06 chromosome A05, Gossypium_hirsutum_v2.1, whole genome shotgun sequence genome harbors these coding sequences:
- the LOC121228894 gene encoding uncharacterized protein, whose amino-acid sequence MSIGQRAPSRGAGHTEVRQSTLVYATHCREDRDAPDVITGSTHSYIVSTMSKTLGITVENTPSKVIVVSPIGQSIWVSRLYRDVPLEVQGTIFLADVMELPFGEFDLILRMDRMVKDFPDIFLEELPGLPSNCEVEFEIELLSSTAPVSIASYRMALNELMELKAQIQELLDHGFIRPSVFSWGAPVLFVKKKDGPMRKDNVVANALSYKAMTDLKTMFTRLSLFDDGSLLAKLQVKPTWIEQIRGKQSILREAHNSPYAMHPGRKKMYQDLRELHWQPGLKREVTDFVTQCLNCQQVKIEHQLPSGLLQPVKIPL is encoded by the exons ATGAGCATTGGGCAGAGAGCACCAAGCAGAGGTGCTGGACATACTGAGGTAAGGCAGTCTACTCTTGTTTATGCTACTCATTGCCGAGAGGACCGAGATGCTCCAGACGTCATTACAG GTTCTACACACTCTTATATTGTTAGCACTATGTCGAAAACTTTGGGGATTACGGTTGAGAATACTCCTAGTAAGGTGATTGTTGTAAGTCCTATAGGGCAATCTATCTGGGTTAGTAGGCTATATAGAGACGTTCCGTTGGAGGTTCAAGGGACAATATTTCTGGCTGATGTGATGgagcttccgtttggggagttcgacttgATTCTGAGGATGGATCG GATGGTTAAGGACTTTCCGGATATTTTTCTTGAGGAACTACCTGGGTTACCTTCGAACTGTGAAGTAGAGTTTGAGATTGAGCTCCTTTctagtacagctccggtgtccatcgcctcttatagaatggcactgaaTGAGCttatggagcttaaggctcagattcaagagttactggatcaTGGGTTTATCCGCCCTAGTGTGTTttcatggggagcaccagtgctgtttgtgaaaaagaaggatggaccCATGC GCAAGGACAATGTGGTGGCAAATGCGTTGAGCTATAAGGCTATGACAGATCTGAAAACGATGTTCACTCGACTCAGCCTTTTCGACGATGGGAGTCTATTGGCAAAACTTCAGGTTAAACCAACATGGATTGAACAAATACGAGGTAAACAGTCGATTCTGAGGGAGGCGCATAAtagcccctatgctatgcatcctggcagaaAAAAGATGTACCAAGATCTTCGAGAGTTGCACTGGCAGCCAGGGTTAAAGCGTGAAGTTACTGACTTTGTTACTCAATGTTTGAATTGTCAGCAGGTTAAGattgagcatcaattaccttcgggtttgctgcaACCAGTTAAGATTCCGTTATAG
- the LOC107897115 gene encoding chalcone synthase, which translates to MATENNLEACAVEKLATILAIGTINPPNCFYQIDYPDFYFRVTKSEHMTQLKDKFRRICEKSAIKKRYMHLSEAMLKENPCLTIYKAPSFDVRQDILVKEVPKLGMEAALKAIKEWGQPISKITHLIFCTSSGIDIPSADHKLAKLIGLKPSVQRFMIYNHGCFTGATALRLSKDLAENNIGARVLIVCSENMVMSFQPPSETHIDILIGSAIFFDGATALIVGANPIVSINECPLFQIVSAIQTTILESDDLLIGKICEMGMEYYLSRNLPKYVSNNIKQCMVEAFTPFGINKWENLFYVVHPGGVAILNGVEEKLGLNKEKLRACRHVLSEYGNMRGPSVIFVLDEMRKMSVLEGKATMGEGFEWGVLFGFGPSLTVETLVLRSFVTNSAP; encoded by the exons ATGGCAACAGAAAATAACTTAGAGGCTTGTGCAGTTGAGAAATTAGCTACTATTCTAGCTATTGGCACAATAAATCCACCCAACTGCTTTTACCAAATTGATTATCCAGATTTCTACTTTCGAGTGACTAAAAGTGAACACATGACGCAATTGAAAGATAAATTTCGACGAATAT GTGAGAAATCTGCAATAAAGAAACGTTACATGCACTTAAGTGAGGCCATGCTAAAAGAGAATCCCTGCTTAACTATCTACAAGGCTCCATCCTTTGACGTTCGTCAAGATATTCTTGTAAAGGAAGTACCAAAACTTGGTATGGAAGCAGCATTGAAAGCCATCAAAGAATGGGGACAACCCATTTCAAAGATCACTCACCTTATATTTTGCACATCATCAGGGATAGACATACCTAGTGCTGACCATAAGCTTGCTAAACTTATTGGCCTCAAACCCTCTGTTCAGAGATTCATGATTTATAATCATGGTTGCTTTACCGGAGCCACTGCCCTGCGCCTTTCCAAGGATTTGGCCGAGAACAATATCGGTGCTCGTGTACTTATTGTCTGCTCCGAGAACATGGTCATGAGTTTTCAACCACCTTCGGAGACCCATATAGACATACTCATTGGCTCGGCAATATTTTTCGATGGGGCAACGGCTTTGATTGTTGGTGCTAATCCTATTGTCAGCATCAACGAGTGCCCTTTATTTCAAATTGTATCAGCGATTCAGACCACTATTCTTGAATCTGATGATTTACTGATAGGGAAAATATGTGAAATGGGGATGGAGTATTATCTATCGAGAAATTTGCCTAAGTACGTGTCTAACAACATTAAGCAATGCATGGTTGAAGCGTTTACTCCATTTGGCATCAACAAATGGGAAAATTTGTTTTATGTAGTTCATCCTGGTGGAGTAGCTATTCTTAATGGAGTTGAAGAGAAACTTGGGTTGAATAAAGAGAAGCTTAGAGCATGTAGgcatgtgctaagtgaatatgGAAACATGCGGGGTCCAAGCGTGATCTTTGTTCTTGACGAGATGAGGAAAATGTCAGTGTTGGAAGGGAAAGCCACCATGGGTGAAGGTTTTGAGTGGGGCGTGTTGTTTGGGTTTGGGCCAAGTCTTACAGTGGAGACATTGGTGCTTCGTAGCTTTGTTACAAATTCAGCACCATAG